TGGGGTTGGAAACTGTATTTTTCCCCTTCTGGAAGAGGATCTCAACATCTTTATCTATGCCTGTGATTTCTCTCCACGAGCTGTTGAGTTTGTAAAGGTAACGTTAAACATGACCAGAAGTGTGTTAACTGGTCAACCTTTTGCAAACAATATTGTTTCCTATTCATAAGCTCGTTGATTTGTATGAACtgtcaatttattgttaattatataattattcaaAGAatctatttaattataatatattgcaGAAATCTATATAATCATACAGATGGTGCACTATAACACATCCTATTATttcttttctatttatttttattttaataaaccacTTGCTCTGAGTGTCTATTATGAACACTGTTCTACTCTATTTTCTATAGATATAGGCTCTacgtttttaaatatatatatatatatatatatatatatatatatatatatatatatatatatatatatatatatatatatatatatatttgttttgatatGATCCTCTAATGGTCCGTTTCTACTGAGTGGTTTGATACAGTGTAATACGGTATGCATTTGTGTTCACTTAcactttgaacacaatatttacttttctgttttaagttccatttaaaaatataataatcataagtaataataataataagtttctcaactttttttatatattttttatatatatttttaagtttttttttttttttatttccccagtgctgtttaacagagcaatttttCAGTTTGAgaaatgagagttttttttttttttttttgactggaataaaagcagataaaattttttttaagtaagcaTACATGtaaggctctattttaacagtctgtgtgcaaagtctaaagtgcatggtgcaaaagcattaataaTGTGTCCAAatcaacttttgctattttaaggacagaaaaatatggtTTGAGCCGCAtctcatggtctaacagggttgtgcttattctcttaatgagttatggatgtgttttgagctaaacgtattaaaccaattagagtcttatctctcattccctttaagagttagttgTGTTGcgtcatggcgcatttgctatttacatggcagatgttttaggtggaaaaactgaatgcttcactagtgagaaaacagttaaacagaccatctgctgtgcaaggataaagaacgagcctcctccatttagcctctttactttctctttaccttacctctttacttctttactttcacGGATATGGAAATTGAAGAAACTCACcacactgaagacatccattagcctacatatttcattttctttgttaagcgcaaagattagcttcaaaactatttgtaaatttagttgtaatttccagcaaaagaataaacgaacaataataatgagttatatccaaacacacgtcccaTTCTTATGCCCCCATATGGTGATGTGtatgtctccaaaacccgacagatagacaaatctaaactttttttttagtaaaacaaatataaatatgcatgtataAAATAATCCTgctgacaataataatatttaaaaaatgataattgtcatgaataaactgaaaaaagcccccagGGCATAAAAAAGGCATGAAGGTAGTGTTTTGACTTTTATGTAGTAGATAGGAacgtttgtaacattttaatcctttattttttcccATATGTAATGACATTTGTGTATTTCTGTACATCTTGTATATATTAAGTGCTTGAACCTGCAGAGGCGCATAACTAATGCGCTCTGTGCtgaactttagaccagcttttacctGGTTAACTGCGCAGTTACAgttctatttcagttcttcaaaatagacACGCACCAACAATgtaccttaacacacctcctttttagtccagcacacccatgagtccacaatgtAGCGCAAATATGTCAATAATACTAGCCGCACCAGAACTGACTACAGTTATCTAATAACTGGCCTAATTAttgtagttaagccttttaattgcACGTTAAGTTGAATACTGGTATCTTTCAAAACAGCTGGAAAAAATATCtattgtcatcatagcaaagacaaagaATATTAGTTATCAGTAATGAGATGaggtattaaaattattatgtttaaaaatgtgttaaacagctcttggaaaatatttgaaaaatattcttACTGATTTACATAAACCAGTATTGCTTgtattgtcctcatttgtaagttgctttggataaaaagtGTCGGCCACatgagtaaatgtaaatgattattCATTATTGCAGAAAAATGCCTTGTATTGCACCGAGAGATGCCTTGCGTTTCAGTGTGACCTCACTAAAGATGATCTTCAGGCCAACATACAGGTTGGAACAGTGGATGTTGCAACATTGATATTTGTTCTGTCTGCAATTCATCCTGACAAGATGCAGAAATCTCTGGAACAAATTTATAAGGTACTGCTGATCACATTTCTGAATTCTGATAGTGCGTGCCatgaaatgtttatttagcacACGTTGCCTTATCACTAATGGTTATTTCTTTGTTATTTCTGCTGTAAAACCAAGCAAATGTCCAGTCAGtaatatttttactgttttaaatcaCAGGTATTAAGACCTGGAGGTATTGTCCTTTTCAGGGATTATGGACTATATGATCATGCCATGTTCTTCTAGAGTTGCCTTATCACTAATGGTTATTTCTTTGTTATTTCTGCTGTAAAACCAAGCAAATGTCCAGTCAGtaatatttttactgttttaaatcaCAGGTATTAAGACCTGGAGGTATTGTCCTTTTCAGGGATTATGGACTATATGATCATGCCATGTTGAGGTTTAAGTCGGGCAATAAGCTGGGTGAAAATTTCTATGTAAGACAGGATGGCACCCGTTCCTTTTTCTTTTCAAGAGGTCAGTGCAAGTCCTTGATTGTCTGTATCTGTAATACTATGCTGaactgatctgttttttttttttgtttttttttttctgttcttcttCTAGAGTACTTGGCTGGTTTATTCCAAAACGCAGGATTTGAGACTCTAGTGAATGAATATGTGCTGAGAGAAACAGTGAATAAAAAAGAGGGTCTGTGTGTTCCCCGAGTCTTTCTACAGAGTAAATTTCGCAGACCTGTTCACTCATGATCAACATTatctacattatttttttattgattacttTGTTCATAACTACTGTGCAATAATTTATTATTGACTTTTTAAGGTTAATGTTTTTACCGTCTCATAATAAAATGATAAGCTTTGATTTCCCAATTGTTTTGGGTGAATTTCTTATCTTTAGAAGTTAGTGTTCGCTACCCAAGTAGTCTTACCCAGTGGTTTTCAACAAGGGGGTCccagcccacaagggggcctcagagAGCTCTGTGGGGGGTCGCgtcatattaaaaagaaaattagcagtggacaattaggagaacaaTCATGTTGCCTTCAAAGTTTATTTTGTCCCctgctgaccaaaacaacacATTTGTAATTTGTcctacacaaaaaaataaaaaataaatgtcttaCTGATTTGCCTTCTACAGCTAATAGCAATGACCAAGTGAGGAAGTTCCAAGCACTTTGAGTCGCAGTCCTAGCAATACACGAAATTCTGGAAATACCAAGATAGTTCcctgaactatggttttattccattttctcaAACCAAAGAGtgcctgacccagccacagtgcaaTATTTGCGCCAATATTGTCTGGTGGAAAAGGGGTCACAGGCAAAAAAAGGTTGGAAATCACTGGTCTAACAATGGCATTTGGTGGAAAATTGGATATACAAATGTTAGTCAATGGCTTATACAATTACTTTTAAGAAACCAATGTTTCGTAACTTATACGTAGAGTTGGCTTTTGTGACCATGAGGTGCATACtccaaggctgcgtccgaaaccgcctactactcagtaggtactgcatttgaatttaaacgtacaaaagtatgaatggaattcggacatactacatctgcaattttgtcatggtcacgtgacctacctgcatcaattgcatcgctttactcccattcttgaattcgctcgcggggcattatgggatagcgcagcatgcatgggatgcgcactctagaatctcgccggaagtagtaagtcatccgggtacttctcgcatactgattttcgaattctatgaattcggacatacaacTCGGCTGAGTTGGCTCGCATACTgcttttagcgtactatatagtatggaagtatgcggtttcggacgcagcccaagtTAAACTATGGTAAAGtgtagataggatacagctgcagatacgcacaacaatatagttataatatagGGTTAAGGTTTCGGGGTAGTTAAACTAGAACAAAAGTCGATTAATGGATGCGATGTAAAAACTGGTGTATTTGTTTTGTGTATGGAGTTAGGGGAGCGGTTTTGTGTTggcaaatgattaaattaaattattttacatctCTGTAACCTTTAATTGCATGCTTACATTCACCCCTGCAGTAATATTTACTTTATTGCTTCAAGCCACGTCTGTCAGCAAACATCCTCGCCTTTTACGGTGGCAGAGTATGGATGTCTTGACGGGTATTTTAACTAGTAGCGTGTTCTTGAAGTGCGCATTATTGAGTTCATACGCAGTATGCATACTTGAATATCGGTCTGCAAGTAGTGCTCTCACagtccctggtggtctagtggttaggattcggcgctctcaccgccgcggcccgggttcgattcccggtcagggaacacATTGTTTTTTTCACTTGTTAGATCGTTCACGGAGGACTTTCAATAATACGTCTCACGAACAACTAAGCAAGATGAATTTATCAGATGGCACTTTATCATGGTAAGCACGAAGCATGCGTATCTGATGTTTCCCAACTGGTAACCCGcgatttagcaaaaataaaacatttggagCTTATTGCAGAACAATTTTTGACCATTAAATACTTCAAAGTCTTATATGTGTTAATGCTTACATGTCTGCACTGAAACAATGTGGAATTTCACTTATCTCGTCAGCTTAAAGGTTTACGTTTTTGTCTGGAGTGGACCTGAAAGCTCGTCGAGCGAGCTTTTGACATGTACGTTAGCACAGTTCACGCGCATTTTAATGTGATCATTTGTTGCCACCTGCTGGCGAGAATTTGTCAGTGAATCTTATTTTCTCAGTTTAGTGTGAAAAAATATCCCAGTCGATTGCATTTTCTTTTGCGCCATTGTGTTAAATGAACAAAACGTGCGTTTTCATAACTTAACGTTAAGTTAACGTTAGACGTTATAAAAATCAGTAGAAGTTATAAGAGAAAATGCGCCTGAATTGCAATCTATATGCCTCGGTCGCCTTATCCACAGACGCTGTTTAAAAACTGTAGACGGTCTGTGTAAATCATCAGttgtcgtggccgagtggttaaggcgatggactagaaatccattggggtctccccgcgcaggttcgaatcctgccgacaaCGAATCGTTTTCCTTCTAGAACTTACACCCACAACAACCCGGAAGTCTCGTGTCCTTTGAGAGAACACGATTATGTGTTTACCGGGACACTATTTTGAATTCTGATCGAGTATGTCCTTAATTTTATGATGCCTTTCTGAAccgataacaaaaataaaatcccCACGTTTCCATGGTAACGGACGTGGCGTTCTCCATCGGATAATCATGGCGGATGATTTGGACGATTTACTTGATGAAGTCGAATCAAAGTTTTGTTGCAACACTTCGGAGTCTAAACAGACAAGCCGTGTTATGAAACATACGGATCAAAAGTGTGACAAGCTCGAAGAAAGGAAACTGCCAAGGTAGTAGGCTAGCAAGATTAGCAACCAGAGCTAACGTGGCTAATTATGTCAGACTAACGTTAGTGCAATTAAGAAGCACGTTTGATACAATGTAAACGCAGCTTTAAGGCTCAGTGTTAATTAGTATCAGTGTAACTAAGATGCCAAATTATGTTATTACCTCAAATATAAGAATTAGACAGTGCATAGTGGCTAACATCTGATAACACGAGCCTGATTCATACATCTTTAATGCTGGTCCCTAGGGAAGATCAAGACACAATATTAACATATCGAATTTTATTTCCACTGTTTCCAGAAAACAAGGACGTAAAAGAGTTGAAAATGAGATAGATATTGACGCTATGCTGCATGAAATACTGGATGATGATGTTGATACACCAACCAGCACACATGTAAGCCAAGTGACCAGACAAAACATAGTCATTAATACTGAATAAAATACTTTTCAAATAACATTGATTTAATAAACCAATTGTTAATGGTGCCCATTTCTCCATTAATCAGCTGTAAAATCTTTTATGAACCAAACAGGAACCCAGTCCAGCAAAGGCATCCTCAAGTGCTCAGACAATCTCCAAGAAGTAcgtttttgttttgaaaacatCCAAGCATGCCTATAGATAGAAAAAAATGCCTTTCAAACATAAGTGCTGTTGCATTCAAGATGTAAAGTGTGCTGATGTATTTTCCCCACAGATGTTGCCCTGTGTTTCTTGGTGGAAGCTCTGTTGCACACGGCATTGGAACCAGCGTTTCCGAAAGGTGAAAACTACAGgcatatgcatatataaataatatccaGTAATATCAACCAGTATCATTTTTCAAAACCtcttaaataaaatatagttaaagtttttttattattaatacattaaaaaacttTATGGTCAGATATGCGTGTAATTTTTTTCTTACATAACAGCAAAAAAAGACAGCTCCAAAAGAGCCTGATGTACAAATGAGTTTTTCTTTTCACTTTATTAAACCTTGGGACTCTAAATCAACAGTTAGATTTTAATTGTATAAATTCATGATTCAACACGACTAGAGTTCGAAATAATGTTCCTTGCCAACCTTATATGATCAATGATATAATTTCTCAAGGACCTTTCCTACCATCTTTGAACAGATTTTAATCTGGTTCATCAACTTTGTTTATACATTCACAGACAGTCTCATATACCTTACAGAATTGCAATACTGCAGAACACTCATTAGTACAGACATAAAATAATGTTCAAGAATTGTTTTTAATGCTCCAAAAGATCTATcttgttatacacacacacacacacacacactatcaataTGATCTTTCCATGAAGCCTTGTTGTCTATTATTACACCCAAATACTTATATTTTTCAACCTGTCTgatgtttacattatttataactGCATAATACATAGATACTGTTTACATTATAACAATGTAAAATACTACTGAGGTGgtatttttgcttcaaaatggAGTAACTGTGAATATTAgggattaaaataattatttatatatggtTTATAAACTAACATAGTTTATATATAGTTAATACAGCTTTATAATAAGTtgtattaataaagtaataaaactattaaaacaaaaaattaaaattttactgatttttacaaatattttgtattaatacaAAACTGAATTACAGGAGCCTAAAATGGGAGAGAAATGTGCTTAAGCATTCTTACTTTTCTACGTACACCATTTTATGTAATTATTGCTTgattctgtatttttgattttattttactccACAATTgctttactttgaaaaaaaaacaataatccaagtaatgaaatattcttaaaaaaaaaaaaaaaaaaaaatatatatatatatatatatatatatatatatatatatatatatatatatataaatatatacacacacacacaaattatatatatatatatatatatatatatatatatatatatatatatatatatatatatatataaacattgtatGTTAGGTTATATTAATTTCCATAACTGTAATGCTGTATGtagggaagagaaaaaaaaaactgcaatgcaAATAGACAATAGACTGACCTAACTATCCAGTCATGATAAACCTAACGATCCACAGATAAACTTAAAtatacagatgtattttgaacTGTGATTCCTAACCAGAACTCTCTCCTTTTCAAAGGGCCTGCAATCGATTAAGATGTACATATTGCGACTTCAGCGTAATCACCTTTGATGATCATGAATGGGACTCGTCCTGTGACTATTTATTTTTCAGGTAAAGAAACCAGCAAACACACAAGAAATGAGCATCATTTGATCAGAAGGGGGCAGCATTGATCCTTATATCCCACCATATCAGTTTGTTGCTTACAATTCATAATTACTTCAAACCGCCTCACACATTTCAGCAAACATTGACATGTCATTTAATAATGGCTTTGTTCAAGTTATCATGTCACCCTCTTCCAGATAAACTTAATAAATGTTAAGTCTGGTTGATAAAGAAACATTTTCAAACAACGTTTAAGCCGCTGTTTTTAACTGTGTCTTCCGACAGACTGCGTCTTTTCCTTATTATCTCCAGCGCTTTGTGTTAAAGCTTCTCGCTCAGTTTAATCATCAAACAGTCAGCGAGTCATCAGCACCATGTCTTTTATGTTGTCATCTTGTGTATTTAGGCCATGATGCACTTTGCTGCGTGTTCAGACACCGCCGAGCACATAAACATAGCATAAAGGCTCTTTGTGTTTTAATGATCTTGCTTTTACCACATCTTCAGCTTTAATCAGGAGAGCATGTGGATGGAGTTTGTCACTGAGACTTTATAAACTTTAACTTCAGGAGTCCTCTTATATAAACAAGTGAGAAATCAGCTCATCCACAAACCATCTGTTCATTTCACAAATTCTATATTTGTTTGTTGGAGTCATTTTACTTCTGTTATGTGTTCAAAATAGCATTTATATAGGTGCAGATTGTGTGCAAAATATTAAACTCGAATATTAAAACTCCAAGTATATTAAGATAGCTTGAAAATGAAACTTTTAAATGACATGTTCATTAGGTCATGTATTGGGCCAGatagaatctgcggacattttttttgctatttctgctgagattagagtaaaaaaaaaaagtaatgtaagtaatattgtggaatgattttgagagtatcataactaaaatcataatatatgaaataaaaaaatacctttttatattttatttaatgtttacaatgcaaatccaattagattcactcaTATGGTAAACAAAGCAGGTCTCTCATATGCTGTAATATATctgctaaaagacagaaaataatactttacaaactgtattgtaaattagTCATATGAACATGTTCATATTAGTCAGCAATATTactcaaattatttaaaaacgaaataaacatatatttacacaagtaaataaatagatttaatgatgggctaaaaatatgcagattttttttttccttgtgggCCTTgtcatgtatttaatttttaatgtatacacacacacacacactcacacgcacgcacacaaagaTTCTGCTGTATTGCAGTTTACAGTTCACCCTAAAACTGCATTATAGAAATTCAGAATATGAGCTTTATTGTGTGTGAAAGTCATCCCAAAGATAAAAATGTCCATTAAGAATAAgcaacattatattaaaaaacttataagaatattaatttattgtatgtTACTGAATCATTATTATTACAGAAATTCTGACTGATAACATAGCCatcaaatacacaaataaatttgTACAtagttatattcatatttatattagatTAAATTCAGAGAATATTTTTCAAATCTGCATTATAGTAATTCTGAACATGGATGTATTTAAGTCTAAGGAatttctataataaaaatatctaCTCTTACATGACAGAAATGTCATGGttttttattaatagtaattGTATAAATCTCCATATTAAAatagtctttaaaatatgaacccAATTTTAAAACTCTTTGATCTTTAAAATATCAGGCATTGTTGACCTTCTCTGCATAAGTCACCagtatta
This sequence is a window from Danio rerio strain Tuebingen ecotype United States chromosome 16, GRCz12tu, whole genome shotgun sequence. Protein-coding genes within it:
- the mettl6 gene encoding tRNA N(3)-cytidine methyltransferase METTL6 isoform X2, which gives rise to MEKLGNDRVLVSDFKQQKLETDAQKNWDLFYKRNTTNFFKDRHWTTREFDELKNCRESEGQKLVLLEAGCGVGNCIFPLLEEDLNIFIYACDFSPRAVEFVKKNALYCTERCLAFQCDLTKDDLQANIQVGTVDVATLIFVLSAIHPDKMQKSLEQIYKVLRPGGIVLFRDYGLYDHAMLRFKSGNKLGENFYVRQDGTRSFFFSREYLAGLFQNAGFETLVNEYVLRETVNKKEGLCVPRVFLQSKFRRPVHS
- the mettl6 gene encoding tRNA N(3)-methylcytidine methyltransferase METTL6 (The RefSeq protein has 1 substitution compared to this genomic sequence), whose amino-acid sequence is MSASGESVSLEYRPVFPPQSTVVRERSLTPEEMEKLGNDRVLVSDFKQQKLETDAQKNWDLFYKRNTTNFFKDRHWTTREFDELKNCRESEGQKLVLLEAGCGVGNCIFPLLEEDLNIFIYACDFSPRAVEFVKKNALYCTERCLAFQCDLTKDDLQANIQVGTVDVATLIFVLSAIHPDKMQKSLEQIYKVLRPGGIVFFRDYGLYDHAMLRFKSGNKLGENFYVRQDGTRSFFFSREYLAGLFQNAGFETLVNEYVLRETVNKKEGLCVPRVFLQSKFRRPVHS
- the cfap418 gene encoding cilia- and flagella-associated protein 418 (The RefSeq protein has 1 substitution compared to this genomic sequence) gives rise to the protein MADDLDDLLDEVESKFCCNTSESKQTSRVMKHTDQKCDNLEERKLPRKQGRKRVENEIDIDAMLHEILDDDVDTPTSTHEPSPAKASSSAQTISKKCCPVFLGGSSVAHGIGTSVSERACNRLRCTYCDFSVITFDDHEWDSSCDYLFFRNNMPDYHKLKVHLRRRAGVRAYACQCSWISILTLSHLREQPQLKWVCGKHRA
- the mettl6 gene encoding tRNA N(3)-cytidine methyltransferase METTL6 isoform X1 encodes the protein MSASGESVSLEYRPVFPPQSTVVRERSLTPEEMEKLGNDRVLVSDFKQQKLETDAQKNWDLFYKRNTTNFFKDRHWTTREFDELKNCRESEGQKLVLLEAGCGVGNCIFPLLEEDLNIFIYACDFSPRAVEFVKKNALYCTERCLAFQCDLTKDDLQANIQVGTVDVATLIFVLSAIHPDKMQKSLEQIYKVLRPGGIVLFRDYGLYDHAMLRFKSGNKLGENFYVRQDGTRSFFFSREYLAGLFQNAGFETLVNEYVLRETVNKKEGLCVPRVFLQSKFRRPVHS
- the mettl6 gene encoding tRNA N(3)-cytidine methyltransferase METTL6 isoform X3, whose product is MEKLGNDRVLVSDFKQQKLETDAQKNWDLFYKRNTTNFFKDRHWTTREFDELKNCRESEGQKLVLLEAGCGVGNCIFPLLEEDLNIFIYACDFSPRAVEFVKKNALYCTERCLAFQCDLTKDDLQANIQVGTVDVATLIFVLSAIHPDKMQKSLEQIYKVLRPGGIVLFRDYGLYDHAMFF